Proteins co-encoded in one Malus sylvestris chromosome 9, drMalSylv7.2, whole genome shotgun sequence genomic window:
- the LOC126583683 gene encoding uncharacterized protein LOC126583683, with amino-acid sequence MPRTHIPVMDVGTSPQISAGSTMEEGGRYKSPEAAHKCIFHLLNILGVLLQVKHATGNLPSPFVTDHNTVVMLIAVLLTYGGTLEAANILQASNNTNIYELMNNISLLCGTLALVLLVLLLVPAFGWFTLACWAVYFAIIGTKSYQTLRTLCADAVPFVRDKMKELMRRLNGSEEPQNEGD; translated from the exons ATGCCAAGAACCCACATCCCCGTTATGGACGTCGGAACTTCTCCACAAATCTCAGCTGG CAGCACTATGGAGGAGGGTGGTCGGTACAAATCTCCAGAGGCAGCACACAAATGTATATTCCATCTCCTCAACATCCTAGGAGTTCTCCTCCAGGTGAAGCATGCGACCGGAAATTTACCATCTCCATTTGTCACAGACCACAACACTGTTGTGATGTTGATTGCTGTTTTACTCACTTACGGGGGGACATTGGAGGCTGCCAACATTCTCCAAGCTTCCaacaatacaaatatatatgaactgATGAACAACATCAGCCTCTTGTGTGGAACTCTTGCGTTGGTTCTACTGGTGCTCCTCCTCGTTCCAGCTTTCGGGTGGTTCACCCTTGCATGTTGGGCCGTATATTTTGCGATAATTGGGACCAAGTCCTACCAAACGCTAAGAACACTGTGTGCTGACGCTGTTCCTTTTGTCCGTGACAAAATGAAGGAGCTGATGAGGAGGTTGAACGGTAGCGAAGAACCCCAGAACGAGGGAGATTGA
- the LOC126583660 gene encoding serine/threonine-protein kinase PBL34-like isoform X1, with product MGLVRNPSKVESWGKSSKSKGRKKKDEAVEEPGCWVKLRFGTCMPSRSKVNSSITGTSVSYAETKSSNEKSRDREVTRGGSSTTTSNAGSSTSTPYFSEELKVASQLRKFTFNELKLATRNFRPESLLGEGGFGCVFKGWVEENGTAPVKPGTGLTVAVKTLNHDGLQGHKEWLAEIYFLGDLIHPNLVKLIGYSIEDDQRLLVYEFLPRGSLENHLFRRSLPLPWSIRMKIALGAAKGLAFLHEEVQKPVIYRDFKTSNILLDADYNAKLSDFGLAKDGPEGDKTHVSTRVMGTYGYAAPEYVMTGHLTSKSDVYSFGVVLLEMINGRRSMDKNRPNGEHNLVEWARQRFGDKKRLFQLIDPRLEGHFSIKGAQKAVQLAAHCLSRDPKARPMMSEVVEVLKPLQNLKDMASSSYHFQTMQEARSRSHSSSKNGIRTQAVFMPRNGQPVRSLSSPNGPPASPYYPGKSPKPNSKE from the exons ATGGGTTTGGTGCGTAATCCTAGCAAGGTGGAGAGTTGGGGTAAAAGTAGCAAATCGAAGGgtaggaagaagaaagatgaggcaGTGGAGGAGCCTGGGTGTTGGGTTAAGCTCAGGTTTGGGACCTGCATGCCTTCGAGATCCAAAGTTAATAGCTCCATCACTGGAACTAGTGTTTCTTATg CAGAAACTAAATCTTCAAATGAGAAAAGTAGAGATCGAGAAGTTACTCGTGGAGGGTCGTCCACCACTACTAGTAATGCTGGGAGTTCTACGTCCACGCCCTATTTTAGTGAGGAACTGAAGGTTGCTTCCCAGCTCCGGAAATTCACATTTAACGAACTTAAGTTAGCGACTAGGAACTTCAGACCTGAGAGTCTTCTTGGTGAAGGTGGATTTGGTTGTGTATTTAAAGGTTGGGTCGAGGAGAATGGAACTGCCCCTGTGAAACCTGGTACCGGGCTTACAGTTGCAGTTAAGACTCTCAACCACGATGGACTTCAGGGTCACAAAGAATGGCTT gCTGAAATTTATTTTCTTGGTGATCTCATCCATCCTAATTTGGTAAAATTGATTGGTTACTCGATTGAAGATGATCAGAGGTTGTTGGTCTATGAGTTTTTGCCGAGGGGAAGTTTGGAAAACCATCTCTTCAGAA GGTCCCTGCCTCTTCCGTGGTCTATTAGAATGAAAATTGCACTCGGTGCTGCAAAGGGTCTTGCCTTTCTTCATGAAGAAGTTCAAAAACCGGTCATATACCGCGACTTCAAAACATCTAATATCCTATTAGATGCA GATTATAATGCCAAGCTTTCAGATTTCGGACTTGCGAAAGATGGCCCTGAGGGTGATAAAACTCATGTGTCCACACGAGTCATGGGAACATATGGTTATGCAGCCCCAGAGTATGTGATGACTG GACATTTGACATCAAAGAGCGATGTCTATAGTTTTGGAGTAGTTCTGCTCGAAATGATAAATGGCAGAAGATCCATGGACAAAAATAGACCAAATGGGGAGCACAATCTTGTGGAGTGGGCGAGGCAGCGCTTTGGCGACAAGAAGAGGTTATTCCAGTTAATTGACCCCCGTCTTGAAGGTCATTTTTCGATTAAAGGTGCACAAAAAGCAGTCCAGCTTGCCGCCCACTGCCTCAGCCGTGACCCAAAAGCTAGGCCAATGATGAGTGAAGTTGTTGAAGTCCTAAAGCCTCTACAAAACCTCAAGGACATGGCCAGTTCTTCCTACCACTTCCAAACCATGCAAGAAGCTCGTTCCAGGTCCCACTCAAGTTCTAAGAACGGCATCAGAACGCAGGCGGTATTCATGCCGAGAAACGGACAGCCCGTAAGGAGCTTGTCGAGCCCGAATGGTCCTCCTGCTTCTCCATATTATCCTGGAAAATCGCCTAAACCTAACTCAAAAGAATGA
- the LOC126583660 gene encoding serine/threonine-protein kinase PBL34-like isoform X2 has product MGLVRNPSKVESWGKSSKSKGRKKKDEAVEEPGCWVKLRFGTCMPSRSKVNSSITGTSVSYETKSSNEKSRDREVTRGGSSTTTSNAGSSTSTPYFSEELKVASQLRKFTFNELKLATRNFRPESLLGEGGFGCVFKGWVEENGTAPVKPGTGLTVAVKTLNHDGLQGHKEWLAEIYFLGDLIHPNLVKLIGYSIEDDQRLLVYEFLPRGSLENHLFRRSLPLPWSIRMKIALGAAKGLAFLHEEVQKPVIYRDFKTSNILLDADYNAKLSDFGLAKDGPEGDKTHVSTRVMGTYGYAAPEYVMTGHLTSKSDVYSFGVVLLEMINGRRSMDKNRPNGEHNLVEWARQRFGDKKRLFQLIDPRLEGHFSIKGAQKAVQLAAHCLSRDPKARPMMSEVVEVLKPLQNLKDMASSSYHFQTMQEARSRSHSSSKNGIRTQAVFMPRNGQPVRSLSSPNGPPASPYYPGKSPKPNSKE; this is encoded by the exons ATGGGTTTGGTGCGTAATCCTAGCAAGGTGGAGAGTTGGGGTAAAAGTAGCAAATCGAAGGgtaggaagaagaaagatgaggcaGTGGAGGAGCCTGGGTGTTGGGTTAAGCTCAGGTTTGGGACCTGCATGCCTTCGAGATCCAAAGTTAATAGCTCCATCACTGGAACTAGTGTTTCTTATg AAACTAAATCTTCAAATGAGAAAAGTAGAGATCGAGAAGTTACTCGTGGAGGGTCGTCCACCACTACTAGTAATGCTGGGAGTTCTACGTCCACGCCCTATTTTAGTGAGGAACTGAAGGTTGCTTCCCAGCTCCGGAAATTCACATTTAACGAACTTAAGTTAGCGACTAGGAACTTCAGACCTGAGAGTCTTCTTGGTGAAGGTGGATTTGGTTGTGTATTTAAAGGTTGGGTCGAGGAGAATGGAACTGCCCCTGTGAAACCTGGTACCGGGCTTACAGTTGCAGTTAAGACTCTCAACCACGATGGACTTCAGGGTCACAAAGAATGGCTT gCTGAAATTTATTTTCTTGGTGATCTCATCCATCCTAATTTGGTAAAATTGATTGGTTACTCGATTGAAGATGATCAGAGGTTGTTGGTCTATGAGTTTTTGCCGAGGGGAAGTTTGGAAAACCATCTCTTCAGAA GGTCCCTGCCTCTTCCGTGGTCTATTAGAATGAAAATTGCACTCGGTGCTGCAAAGGGTCTTGCCTTTCTTCATGAAGAAGTTCAAAAACCGGTCATATACCGCGACTTCAAAACATCTAATATCCTATTAGATGCA GATTATAATGCCAAGCTTTCAGATTTCGGACTTGCGAAAGATGGCCCTGAGGGTGATAAAACTCATGTGTCCACACGAGTCATGGGAACATATGGTTATGCAGCCCCAGAGTATGTGATGACTG GACATTTGACATCAAAGAGCGATGTCTATAGTTTTGGAGTAGTTCTGCTCGAAATGATAAATGGCAGAAGATCCATGGACAAAAATAGACCAAATGGGGAGCACAATCTTGTGGAGTGGGCGAGGCAGCGCTTTGGCGACAAGAAGAGGTTATTCCAGTTAATTGACCCCCGTCTTGAAGGTCATTTTTCGATTAAAGGTGCACAAAAAGCAGTCCAGCTTGCCGCCCACTGCCTCAGCCGTGACCCAAAAGCTAGGCCAATGATGAGTGAAGTTGTTGAAGTCCTAAAGCCTCTACAAAACCTCAAGGACATGGCCAGTTCTTCCTACCACTTCCAAACCATGCAAGAAGCTCGTTCCAGGTCCCACTCAAGTTCTAAGAACGGCATCAGAACGCAGGCGGTATTCATGCCGAGAAACGGACAGCCCGTAAGGAGCTTGTCGAGCCCGAATGGTCCTCCTGCTTCTCCATATTATCCTGGAAAATCGCCTAAACCTAACTCAAAAGAATGA
- the LOC126583672 gene encoding hypersensitive-induced response protein 2-like, which translates to MGQALGCVQVKQSKVAVREQFGKFDGVLKPGCHCMPWCLGYKVAGELSLRVRQLEVRCETKTKDNVFVNVVASIQYRALPDKIPDAFYKLSNANSQIQAFVFDVIRASVPKLEVDTVFEQKSDIAKSVEEELAKEMSAYGFEIVETLIVDIEPDVHVKRAMNEINAAARQRLAAKEKAEAEKILQIKRAEGEAEAKYLAGLGIARQRQAIVDGLRDSVLVFSENVPGTTPKDVMDMVLVTQYFDTMKEIGASSKSSSVFIPHGPGAIKDVASQIREGLLQADYAKA; encoded by the exons ATGGGTCAAGCACTTGGTTGTGTTCAAGTGAAGCAGTCAAAAGTTGCTGTGAGGGAGCAATTTGGGAAATTTGATGGTGTGCTTAAACCAGGATGCCACTGCATGCCCTGGTGTTTGGGGTACAAGGTAGCCGGTGAGCTCTCTCTGCGCGTGCGGCAACTTGAAGTTCGAtgtgaaaccaaaaccaag GATAATGTGTTTGTGAATGTGGTTGCGTCGATTCAATATCGCGCCTTGCCAGACAAGATACCGGATGCTTTCTACAAGCTCTCGAACGCCAACTCACAGATTCAGGCCTTTGTGTTTGATG TTATTAGGGCAAGTGTGCCGAAATTGGAGGTTGATACCGTCTTTGAGCAGAAGAGTGACATAGCGAAATCTGTTGAGGAGGAGCTTGCAAAG GAGATGTCTGCTTATGGTTTCGAAATAGTAGAGACCCTTATTGTGGATATTGAGCCGGATGTTCATGTGAAGAGAGCGATGAATGAGATCAATGCAG CTGCAAGGCAGAGGTTGGCGGCGAAAGAAAAGGCTGAAGCGGAGAAAATCCTACAGATCAAGCGAGCGGAAGGAGAGGCGGAGGCCAAGTACTTGGCAGGGCTTGGCATAGCGCGTCAGCGCCAGGCCATTGTTGACGGGCTGAGGGACAGCGTGCTTGTCTTCTCCGAGAATGTTCCCGGAACAACACCCAAGGATGTCATGGACATGGTTTTGGTGACTCAATACTTCGACACCATGAAGGAGATAGGAGCATCCTCAAAATCATCGTCTGTTTTCATCCCGCACGGGCCAGGCGCGATCAAGGACGTTGCTTCGCAGATTCGAGAGGGTCTCCTTCAAGCTGATTATGCCAAGGCATAG
- the LOC126583671 gene encoding hypersensitive-induced response protein 2-like, which produces MGQALGCVQVKQSNVAVKVHFGKFDDVLEPGCHCMPWCFGYKVSGEISLRVRQLEVQCETKTKDNVFVKIVASIQYRALPHMMRKAIYKLSNAKSQIRAYVFDIIRASVPKFELDAVFEQKSDIAKAVDEELAKAMSSYGFEIVQTLIVDIVPDVHVKRAMNEINAATRQRLAAKEKAEAEKILQIKRAEGEAEAKYLVGLGIARQRQAIVDGLRDSVLVFSENVPGTTAKDVMDMVLVTQYFDTMKEIGASSKSSSVIIPHGPGAVKDIVSQIREGLLQADYAKE; this is translated from the exons ATGGGTCAAGCACTTGGTTGTGTTCAAGTGAAGCAGTCAAACGTTGCCGTGAAGGTGCATTTTGGGAAATTTGATGATGTGCTTGAACCAGGATGCCACTGCATGCCCTGGTGTTTCGGATACAAGGTATCCGGTGAGATCTCTCTGCGTGTGCGGCAACTTGAAGTTCAAtgtgaaaccaaaaccaag GATAATGTGTTTGTGAAAATAGTTGCATCGATTCAATATCGCGCCTTGCCACATATGATGCGGAAAGCTATCTACAAGCTCTCAAACGCGAAATCACAGATTCGGGCCTACGTGTTTGATA TTATTAGGGCAAGTGTGCCGAAATTTGAGCTTGATGCTGTCTTTGAGCAGAAGAGTGACATAGCGAAAGCTGTTGACGAGGAGCTtgcaaag GCAATGTCTTCTTATGGTTTCGAAATAGTCCAGACCCTTATTGTGGATATCGTGCCAGATGTTCATGTGAAGAGAGCGATGAATGAGATCAATGCAG CTACAAGGCAGAGACTGGCGGCGAAAGAAAAGGCTGAAGCGGAGAAAATCCTACAGATCAAGCGAGCAGAAGGAGAGGCAGAGGCCAAGTACTTGGTAGGGCTTGGCATAGCGCGCCAGCGGCAGGCCATTGTTGACGGGCTGAGAGACAGTGTGCTTGTCTTCTCCGAAAATGTTCCCGGAACAACAGCCAAGGATGTCATGGACATGGTTTTGGTGACTCAATACTTCGACACCATGAAGGAGATTGGTGCATCCTCAAAATCATCGTCTGTTATCATCCCGCATGGGCCAGGTGCAGTCAAGGACATTGTTTCGCAGATTCGAGAGGGTCTCCTTCAAGCCGATTATGCTAAGGAATAG
- the LOC126583655 gene encoding probable endo-1,3(4)-beta-glucanase ARB_01444, whose protein sequence is MASMLSSLAFVICVLCFLASTPQAAPATAPFLFPEAQSTVLPDPLTFFAPNLLSSPLPTSSFFQNFVLHNGDQPEYIHPYIIRSANSSLSFAYPSFSYTSTVVSTSPFEADLTIFASKSNNKGHHVVSDFNDLSVTLDFPSSNLRFYLVRGSPFLTCFVYRPTAVSLSTDHKIVSATSASGSNTKFIVKLDNDQTWLVYTSSPTELTHSGSSMLTLQDFSGVVRFAVMPDPDPKSEGILDHFSSCYPVSGAAVLKNSNTLSYKFEKIGGDLLMLAHPLHLKLLSNATVLQDFKYKSIDGDLIGVVGDSWVLAPKPIPVTWNSVGGVKKDSFPEIISALRRDVDALSSTQSTTSSSYFYGKLVARAARLALIAEEVAFPDVIPVIRTFLREKIEPWLDGTFSGNGFLHDKKWGGLVTKSSTADPGADFGFGLYSDHHFHLGYFIYGISVLAKIDPAWGEKYKPQAYSLVEDFLNKDKQSNPNYPRLRTFDLYKLHSWAGGLTEFANGRNQESTSEAVNAYYAASLMGKAYNDAQLEATGSLLTTLEIQAAQMWWHVREGGESQIYEQDFAKENRVVGILWATKRDSGLWFATAEAREIRLGIQVLPVLPVTEVLFSDAGFASELVNWALPALSRTGVTEGWKGFVFALQGMFDKEGALEKIRSLKEFDDGNSRSNLLWWIHSR, encoded by the coding sequence ATGGCAAGCATGCTTTCTTCTCTTGCTTTCGTCATCTGCGTTCTCTGTTTTTTGGCGTCGACTCCGCAGGCCGCCCCTGCTACAGCCCCGTTCCTTTTCCCGGAAGCTCAATCCACCGTCCTCCCCGACCCTTTGACCTTCTTCGCCCCGAACCTCCTCTCATCCCCACTCCCTACCAGCTCATTCTTTCAAAACTTTGTCCTTCACAATGGCGACCAACCGGAGTACATACACCCCTACATCATCAGATCAGCAAACTCTTCCCTGTCTTTCGCTTACCCGTCTTTCTCCTACACCTCTACCGTCGTATCCACATCCCCGTTCGAAGCCGACCTCACCATCTTCGCCTCAAAATCAAACAACAAGGGCCACCATGTAGTCTCCGACTTCAATGATTTGAGTGTGACATTGGACTTTCCCTCCTCCAACCTCCGCTTCTACCTCGTCCGCGGAAGCCCCTTTCTCACCTGCTTTGTTTATCGCCCCACGGCGGTTTCTTTATCGACTGATCATAAAATTGTCTCGGCAACATCAGCGAGTGGCTCAAATACTAAGTTCATCGTCAAGCTCGACAATGATCAGACATGGCTAGTATACACATCCTCACCAACAGAATTAACTCACAGCGGCTCATCCATGTTAACTCTTCAGGACTTTTCTGGGGTTGTTCGTTTTGCTGTAATGCCGGATCCTGATCCTAAATCTGAGGGAATTCTTGACCACTTCAGTTCTTGTTACCCGGTTTCTGGTGCAGCTGTGCTCAAAAACTCAAATACTTTGTCGTATAAATTTGAAAAGATAGGCGGAGACTTGCTCATGCTAGCTCATCCTCTACATCTCAAGCTTCTGTCCAATGCCACAGTTTTGCAGGATTTTAAGTACAAAAGCATTGACGGGGATTTGATTGGCGTTGTTGGTGATTCGTGGGTGTTAGCACCAAAGCCTATTCCAGTCACTTGGAATTCCGTTGGAGGTGTCAAAAAAGATTCATTCCCTGAAATCATATCTGCGCTTCGTCGAGACGTTGACGCTCTTAGTTCTACACAATCAACTACTTCGTCTTCATATTTTTATGGGAAACTGGTTGCTAGAGCGGCAAGGCTGGCTCTGATCGCCGAGGAGGTAGCTTTCCCTGATGTGATACCCGTGATTAGGACATTCTTAAGGGAGAAAATTGAGCCGTGGTTGGATGGTACTTTTAGCGGCAACGGATTTTTGCACGATAAAAAATGGGGTGGACTTGTTACGAAATCCTCCACAGCTGATCCAGGTGCTGATTTTGGGTTTGGTCTTTATTCCGATCACCATTTTCATCTGGGGTACTTTATATATGGAATTTCCGTGTTAGCAAAGATTGATCCTGCATGGGGGGAGAAGTACAAGCCTCAAGCTTACTCGCTCGTGGAGGATTTTCTCAACAAGGACAAGCAATCGAATCCAAATTATCCGCGTCTGAGAACCTTTGATCTTTATAAATTGCACTCGTGGGCGGGAGGGTTGACAGAATTCGCAAACGGGAGGAATCAAGAGAGCACGAGTGAGGCGGTTAATGCTTACTATGCAGCTTCTCTGATGGGAAAAGCCTATAACGACGCGCAACTTGAGGCCACCGGTTCACTGCTTACTACATTGGAAATTCAGGCAGCTCAAATGTGGTGGCATgtgagagagggaggagagagtcAAATTTACGAGCAAGATTTCGCGAAGGAAAACCGAGTTGTGGGAATTTTATGGGCGACCAAGAGAGACAGCGGGCTTTGGTTTGCGACTGCGGAGGCAAGAGAAATCAGACTTGGAATCCAAGTACTGCCTGTTTTGCCAGTTACTGAGGTATTGTTCTCGGACGCGGGTTTTGCCAGTGAGCTAGTGAACTGGGCATTACCGGCGCTCAGCAGGACGGGAGTCACGGAAGGATGGAAAGGATTTGTATTTGCATTACAAGGGATGTTCGACAAAGAAGGCGCTTTGGAGAAGATTAGAAGCTTGAAAGAATTCGACGACGGGAACTCCCGCAGTAATCTCTTATGGTGGATTCACAGTAGATGA
- the LOC126583673 gene encoding mitochondrial outer membrane protein porin of 34 kDa-like produces the protein MVGPGLYTDIGKKARDLLYRDYQSDHKFTITTFSPTGVAITSSGTKKGELFLADVNTQLKNKNVTTDVKVDTDSNLSTTITVDQPAPGLKAIFSFKVPDQRSGKVELQYLHDYAGISSSVGLTANPIVNFSGVIGTNQLALGTDLSFDTKTGNLTKCNAGLSFSNADLVAALTLNDKGDILSASYYHSVNPLSNTAVGAEVTHRFPTNENTITLGTQHALDPLTSIKARVNNFGKASALIQHEWRPKSFLTVSGEVDTKAIEKSAKIGLALALKP, from the exons ATGGTGGGACCTGGGCTTTACACCGACATCGGCAAGAAAGCCAGAG ATCTTCTGTACAGGGATTACCAGAGCGACCATAAGttcaccatcaccaccttctcTCCCACTGGAGTG GCTATCACTTCTTCAGGAACGAAGAAAGGTGAGTTGTTTCTGGCTGATGTGAACACTCAGTTGAAGAACAAGAATGTCACAACTGATGTCAAAGTTGACACCGACTCCAAT CTGTCCACCACTATTACGGTTGATCAACCTGCTCCTGGCCTGAAGGCAATCTTTAGCTTCAAAGTTCCTGATCAGAGGTCTGGCAAG GTGGAACTCCAATATCTGCATGACTATGCAGGGATAAGCTCCAGTGTTGGTTTGACAGCGAACCCTATTGTTAACTTCTCCGGTGTTATTGGAACCAATCAGCTTGCACTTGGTACTGATCTGTCATTCGACACCAAGACCGGGAATTTGACTAAATGCAATGCTGGACTGAGCTTCTCCAATGCTGATCTGGTCGCTGCATTGACCCT GAATGATAAAGGTGACATCCTCAGTGCATCCTACTATCACAGTGTCAATCCCCTTTCCAACACAGCTGTTGGCGCTGAGGTGACCCACAGGTTTCCTACCAACGAGAATACCATCACTCTTGGCACCCAGCATGCCCTGGATCCATTGACATCCATTAAGGCACGCGTAAACAACTTTGGCAAAGCAAGTGCCCTGATCCAGCACGAGTGGCGCCCAAAGTCATTCCTCACTGTTTCAGGAGAGGTAGACACCAAGGCCATTGAGAAGAGCGCCAAGATTGGGTTGGCTCTTGCTCTCAAGCCATGA
- the LOC126583666 gene encoding probable auxin efflux carrier component 8, whose protein sequence is MISLTDVYHVVAATVPLYVAMILAYLSVKWWKLFTPDQCSGINKFVAKFSIPLLSFQIISSNNPYKMNHKLILSDCLQKLTAFLALAAVTKFSSYGGLNSIITGLSLSTLPNTLILGIPLLKAMYGDEAAKLVTQIVVLQSLIWYNMLLFLFEFRAAKAASVTPSSEPTAEDMEVPHEAQSKDETEDETRADNTRKIKSILLTVGRKLITNPNTHATMLGLIWASIHYKWGVKLPEIIAQSISILSNGGLGMAMFSLGLFMATRGSIIACGTRKAMLAMGLKFIAGPAIMALSSFAVGLRGKVLRVAVVQATLPQGIVPFVFAKEYNVHPDVLSTGVIFGMLIALPIALAYYFLLGL, encoded by the exons ATGATTTCTCTAACAGATGTCTACCATGTTGTGGCAGCCACTGTTCCTCTATATGTTGCCATGATTTTGGCCTACCTTTCTGTGAAATGGTGGAAGCTCTTCACACCAGATCAATGCTCTGGAATTAACAAATTTGTTGCCAAATTCTCAATCCCTCTTCTGTCCTTTCAAATCATTTCTTCCAACAACCCTTACAAAATGAACCATAAACTCATCCTCTCGGACTGCCTCCAAAAACTGACTGCATTCCTGGCACTGGCCGCTGTCACTAAATTCAGTTCCTATGGCGGGTTGAATTCCATCATAACCGGCCTCTCTCTTTCGACGCTTCCTAACACGTTGATCCTCGGGATTCCGTTGCTGAAGGCCATGTACGGGGATGAGGCGGCCAAGCTTGTGACACAGATAGTTGTGTTGCAGAGCTTAATCTGGTACAATATGTTGCTGTTTCTGTTTGAGTTCAGGGCCGCTAAGGCGGCGTCTGTCACACCTTCATCGGAACCCACTGCAG AGGATATGGAGGTGCCTCACGAAGCGCAATCGAAAGATGAGACGGAGGACGAAACGAGAGCCGACAATACTAGGAAGATCAAATCTATTCTGTTAACAGTTGGGAGGAAGCTTATAACCAACCCAAACACTCATGCAACAATGTTGGGTCTGATTTGGGCAAGCATACACTACAA GTGGGGAGTGAAGCTGCCAGAAATCATTGCGCAATCAATCTCGATACTGTCGAATGGAGGACTTGGGATGGCAATGTTCAGCTTAG GCCTTTTCATGGCAACGCGCGGTAGCATAATAGCGTGTGGGACACGAAAGGCGATGCTAGCCATGGGATTGAAGTTCATAGCCGGCCCTGCGATAATGGCGCTGTCCTCCTTTGCAGTTGGACTAAGGGGCAAAGTTCTCAGAGTGGCAGTAGTGCAG GCAACTCTTCCTCAAGGAATCGTTCCTTTCGTGTTTGCGAAAGAATACAATGTACATCCAGACGTTTTGAGCACCGG GGTTATTTTTGGGATGCTCATTGCATTGCCGATAGCATTGGCCTACTACTTCCTTCTGGGATTGTAA